In one window of Thermodesulfobacteriota bacterium DNA:
- the lexA gene encoding transcriptional repressor LexA, with protein sequence MDSELTSRQKEILDFLREFIGEAGYPPSLRDICARFGIKGPKNAAKHLVALEKKGFIKRGGSASRAISLLGRNRAQQGGVLLPIAGRVRAGAPEEAVEDVLGHVVLDERFFKCRDAFLLKVEGESMVEAGISEGDLVVVRPQPDASGGDIVVALVDNEATVKRLLKTGGRVVLKPENHSMEPIVVKDGSDFAIIGKVISVIRRLE encoded by the coding sequence ATGGACAGCGAGCTTACATCACGCCAGAAAGAGATACTCGATTTCCTCCGCGAGTTCATAGGGGAGGCGGGCTACCCGCCTTCCCTTAGGGACATATGCGCCAGGTTCGGGATAAAGGGGCCGAAGAACGCCGCAAAGCACCTTGTTGCCCTCGAAAAGAAGGGCTTCATAAAAAGGGGCGGCTCGGCATCGCGCGCGATCTCCCTCCTTGGGCGCAACAGGGCGCAACAGGGCGGCGTCCTTCTGCCGATAGCCGGACGGGTGAGGGCGGGCGCGCCTGAAGAGGCGGTCGAGGACGTACTCGGCCATGTGGTGCTCGATGAGCGCTTCTTCAAGTGCAGGGACGCGTTCCTTTTGAAGGTCGAGGGAGAGAGCATGGTGGAAGCGGGCATCTCCGAGGGCGACCTCGTGGTCGTAAGGCCCCAGCCCGACGCCTCGGGCGGAGACATAGTCGTGGCCCTCGTGGATAACGAGGCCACTGTCAAGAGGCTATTGAAGACCGGCGGGAGGGTCGTACTTAAGCCCGAGAACCATTCGATGGAGCCTATCGTAGTCAAAGACGGCAGCGATTTCGCCATTATAGGAAAGGTCATATCCGTAATAAGGCGGCTTGAATAG
- a CDS encoding endonuclease/exonuclease/phosphatase family protein, which produces MTYNVHSCVGSDGKLSSYRIADVIARYEPDIVALQELDAGLARTNHAHQAEEIAAHLDMDFHFHPSLEIQNGKYGNAVLSRYPLRLVQAGALPSPWWFRPFERRGALWAAVSFRGREVQIINTHFGHNWRERVLQAEALLGAEWAAHSSCAPPLLLCGDLNTLPVSSVYKRFRRSLSDAQLSISGKKPGKTYPSRYPIARIDHIFSSREVMVLNTDVPRTILTRAASDHLPLIADIDIR; this is translated from the coding sequence ATGACATACAACGTACACAGCTGCGTGGGCTCGGACGGAAAGCTATCCTCCTACAGGATAGCCGACGTCATCGCCAGGTACGAGCCTGACATCGTGGCCCTGCAGGAGCTGGATGCCGGGCTCGCCAGGACGAACCACGCGCACCAGGCGGAGGAGATAGCCGCGCACCTCGACATGGATTTCCATTTCCATCCGTCGCTGGAGATCCAGAACGGCAAGTACGGCAACGCTGTCCTGAGCAGGTACCCGCTCCGCCTCGTGCAGGCGGGAGCGCTGCCGTCGCCCTGGTGGTTCCGGCCCTTCGAAAGGAGGGGGGCGCTCTGGGCGGCGGTGAGTTTCAGGGGGAGGGAAGTCCAGATAATAAACACGCATTTCGGGCACAACTGGAGGGAAAGGGTGCTGCAGGCCGAGGCGCTTCTGGGGGCCGAGTGGGCCGCGCACTCTTCATGCGCGCCGCCGCTACTCCTCTGCGGCGACCTCAACACCCTTCCGGTCTCGTCCGTTTACAAAAGGTTCAGGAGGTCCCTCTCGGACGCGCAGCTCTCGATTTCGGGCAAGAAGCCCGGGAAGACGTACCCGAGCCGCTATCCGATCGCCCGTATCGACCACATCTTCTCGAGCCGCGAGGTCATGGTCCTTAATACCGACGTGCCGAGGACGATCCTTACCCGGGCCGCCTCGGACCACCTCCCCCTCATAGCAGATATTGACATACGCTGA
- a CDS encoding DEAD/DEAH box helicase → MKAVAAMGFEEPTPIQEKTIPLLLSGKDVIGQAQTGTGKTAAFGIPVIEKVDKGRGPVQAIILAPTRELAIQAAEEINKLGAYKKVHALPVYGGTSIDRQIKAIAKGVQIVVGTPGRVLDHIERRTLSLKDVRIVVLDEADEMLDMGFIDDITKILKDTPEARQTLLFSATMPEEVLRISKRYMKSPERVRIAADTLTAAKIRQIVYELRNSDKMDALSRLIDFDAEGTFLVFCHTKKEVDEVTSNLKLRGYDADAMHGDYTQSQREAVLKKFKGGKVDVLVATDVAARGLDISSISHVVNYSIPQNPESYVHRIGRTGRAGREGVAITFVTPREDRQFRLIKAVSKAEIKKGKLPSREEVLGVRLASLEEKINEFIDDKKFDRFLGMAEKLSERLKPVEALAALLKFQLEGFDRAPEEMDERGSLDDTGAAPGMARLFMTIGREQGVSAMDIVDAISKKADLPRQQIKKVSIFESFTFVEVPRESAEKIIEFMHRSIISGRKVAVAPAKPRALRK, encoded by the coding sequence ATGAAGGCAGTGGCGGCAATGGGGTTCGAGGAGCCGACCCCCATACAGGAGAAGACGATACCGCTCCTTCTGTCCGGGAAGGACGTGATAGGCCAGGCGCAGACAGGCACCGGGAAGACGGCAGCATTCGGCATACCCGTGATAGAAAAGGTCGACAAGGGCAGGGGCCCGGTCCAGGCCATCATTCTCGCGCCGACGAGGGAGCTCGCGATCCAGGCCGCCGAGGAGATAAACAAGCTCGGGGCCTACAAGAAGGTGCACGCCCTTCCGGTCTACGGCGGGACCTCAATAGACCGTCAGATAAAGGCCATAGCCAAAGGTGTCCAGATCGTCGTAGGCACGCCCGGCAGGGTATTGGACCACATAGAGAGGCGGACGCTTTCTCTGAAGGACGTAAGGATCGTGGTCCTCGACGAGGCCGACGAGATGCTCGACATGGGCTTCATCGACGACATCACGAAGATACTCAAGGACACGCCGGAGGCCAGGCAGACGCTCCTTTTCTCCGCGACCATGCCCGAAGAGGTCCTCCGGATATCCAAGAGATACATGAAGAGCCCGGAGAGGGTCCGGATAGCCGCTGACACGCTCACTGCGGCGAAGATACGGCAGATAGTCTACGAGCTGAGGAATTCGGACAAGATGGACGCGCTCTCGAGGCTCATCGACTTCGACGCCGAGGGCACGTTCCTGGTCTTCTGCCACACCAAGAAAGAGGTGGACGAGGTCACCTCTAACCTCAAACTCCGCGGATACGACGCGGACGCCATGCACGGCGACTACACGCAGTCGCAGAGGGAGGCCGTGCTCAAGAAATTCAAGGGCGGCAAGGTGGACGTGCTCGTCGCAACCGACGTCGCCGCGCGCGGCCTCGACATAAGCAGCATCTCCCACGTCGTGAACTATTCAATCCCGCAGAACCCCGAATCGTACGTGCACAGGATCGGGAGGACCGGCAGGGCCGGAAGGGAAGGGGTGGCAATAACCTTCGTCACCCCGAGGGAGGACAGGCAATTCCGGCTCATAAAGGCAGTGTCCAAGGCGGAGATAAAGAAGGGCAAGCTCCCCAGCAGGGAAGAGGTCCTCGGCGTAAGGCTCGCCTCCCTGGAGGAGAAGATAAACGAGTTCATCGACGACAAGAAGTTCGACAGGTTCCTCGGCATGGCCGAGAAGCTCTCGGAGAGGCTTAAGCCCGTCGAGGCGCTCGCGGCGCTCCTTAAGTTCCAGCTCGAAGGCTTTGACAGGGCCCCCGAAGAAATGGATGAGAGGGGCTCGCTCGACGACACCGGGGCGGCACCCGGCATGGCGAGGCTCTTCATGACCATCGGCAGGGAGCAGGGCGTAAGCGCAATGGACATTGTTGACGCGATATCGAAAAAGGCCGACCTCCCGAGGCAGCAGATAAAGAAGGTCAGCATATTCGAGTCCTTCACATTCGTCGAGGTGCCGAGGGAGTCAGCTGAAAAGATAATCGAGTTCATGCACCGCTCGATAATCTCGGGGAGGAAGGTGGCGGTGGCCCCGGCAAAGCCCAGGGCCCTCAGGAAATAA
- the dinB gene encoding DNA polymerase IV produces MHIDMNAFFASVEQQANPSLRGKPIAVVGSAQRTVVTTASYEARAFGVKTGMNRVEAKRACPGLIFVAGDNRKYTDASVRIIGILKDFSPMVEAYSIDEAFVDITGCLSAYGSPSALAAAVKKRIREELGSRLTCSIGIAPNKLIAKLASDMKKPDGLVVLAPEEVPALLEDLPVNELWGIGPRLTAHLAALGVVTCGELGRFPASILRERFGIIGERLKLMGRGIYESGVVPIGQEEEAKSVGHSMTLPVDASDKPVIRRHMLKLSEKVGARAREHSLYGRKVALTIRYPDFYTFSKQKTLPAPTNDTRAIYSAALGILEGLRLKTAVRLLGVTLSDISKGSLQMQLFEDDRRRERLLGAMDGLNRSFGSSTVTWAALFEKDPWDDPAGVISPAWRPEGVKRVDVR; encoded by the coding sequence ATGCACATCGACATGAACGCCTTTTTCGCCTCGGTAGAGCAGCAGGCGAACCCCTCCCTGAGAGGAAAGCCCATAGCGGTCGTGGGCTCGGCCCAGAGGACCGTAGTGACGACCGCCTCCTACGAGGCAAGGGCGTTCGGCGTAAAGACCGGCATGAACAGGGTCGAGGCCAAAAGGGCCTGCCCCGGCCTTATATTCGTCGCAGGGGACAACCGCAAATACACCGACGCCTCGGTCCGGATAATCGGGATACTGAAGGACTTCTCGCCGATGGTCGAGGCGTATTCCATCGACGAGGCGTTCGTGGACATAACGGGCTGCCTCTCTGCATACGGCTCTCCCTCGGCCCTTGCAGCGGCAGTAAAGAAGAGGATACGGGAGGAGCTCGGGAGCCGCCTTACATGCTCCATAGGCATAGCCCCGAATAAGCTCATCGCAAAGCTCGCATCCGACATGAAAAAGCCCGACGGTCTTGTCGTCCTGGCGCCGGAAGAGGTCCCGGCCCTCCTCGAGGACCTGCCGGTAAATGAGCTCTGGGGCATAGGCCCGAGGCTCACGGCCCACCTCGCCGCCCTTGGGGTCGTTACCTGCGGTGAGCTCGGCAGGTTCCCGGCGAGCATCTTGAGGGAGCGCTTCGGCATAATAGGCGAGAGGCTTAAATTGATGGGGCGGGGCATATACGAGAGCGGTGTAGTGCCCATCGGACAGGAGGAAGAGGCAAAGAGCGTCGGGCACTCCATGACACTGCCTGTCGACGCCTCGGATAAGCCGGTAATAAGGAGGCACATGCTGAAGTTGTCCGAGAAGGTCGGCGCAAGGGCAAGGGAGCACAGCCTCTATGGCCGCAAAGTGGCCCTTACCATAAGGTATCCGGACTTCTATACCTTCTCGAAGCAGAAGACCCTCCCGGCCCCGACGAACGACACGCGGGCCATATACTCGGCGGCATTGGGGATACTCGAAGGCCTGCGTCTTAAGACAGCGGTGCGTCTCCTCGGCGTCACGCTCTCGGACATCTCAAAGGGCTCGCTCCAGATGCAGCTTTTCGAGGACGACCGGAGGCGCGAGAGGCTCCTCGGCGCAATGGACGGCCTGAACAGGTCCTTCGGCTCCTCGACCGTCACATGGGCCGCGCTCTTTGAGAAGGACCCCTGGGACGACCCTGCCGGCGTAATATCCCCGGCGTGGAGGCCCGAGGGTGTTAAGAGGGTCGATGTAAGGTGA
- a CDS encoding nitronate monooxygenase, whose amino-acid sequence MKVHELKECAAIWSPLVIQGGMGAGVSSWTLAKMVSKAGQLGVVSGTALDMILARRLQKGDAGGHMRRALMQFPFPAMAARVLERYFMPGGKGEGEPFKPVPMCSAALSKAHLELIAVANFVEVYLAKEGHAGRVGINYLEKIQLPQLASIYGAMLAGVDYVMVGAGIPREIPGVLDEFAANRDASLKLNVLGADKDDDFRITFSPHEFAEGAELPTLKRPAFIAIVASTVLAQTLVKKGTGRVDGLVIEGASAGGHNALPRGALRLDEHDEPVYGPKDDVDLDSIKALGVPFWLAGAYGGAMRLKEALSLGASGIQAGTPFAFSAESGLTDEIRAEVLSAVSSGSVRVFTDSKASPTGFPFKVAAVSGSHSEKDVFEERERVCDLGYLRHVYKKDGGSLGYRCPAEPVDEYVRKGGRIEDTEGCKCLCNGLMANIGLPQVRSCGYVEKPLITAGKDFSLIKEVLEKTGKLSYSAKDILDFILKEELLAKSSNCR is encoded by the coding sequence ATGAAAGTTCATGAATTAAAGGAGTGCGCTGCCATTTGGAGCCCGCTTGTGATACAGGGAGGCATGGGCGCGGGGGTATCCTCCTGGACCCTGGCCAAAATGGTCTCAAAAGCGGGCCAGCTCGGGGTAGTTTCCGGCACGGCCCTTGACATGATACTTGCCCGGAGGCTGCAGAAAGGAGACGCAGGCGGGCATATGCGCCGCGCCCTCATGCAGTTCCCTTTCCCGGCCATGGCCGCGCGCGTGCTTGAAAGGTATTTCATGCCCGGCGGCAAGGGAGAAGGCGAGCCGTTCAAGCCGGTGCCCATGTGCTCGGCAGCGCTTTCAAAAGCGCACCTGGAGCTCATAGCCGTAGCCAACTTCGTCGAGGTCTATCTTGCGAAGGAGGGGCACGCCGGCAGGGTCGGGATAAATTATCTTGAGAAGATACAGCTTCCGCAGCTCGCCTCCATATACGGGGCGATGCTTGCCGGGGTGGATTATGTCATGGTAGGCGCCGGCATACCCAGGGAGATACCAGGCGTCCTCGATGAGTTCGCGGCCAACAGGGACGCCTCGCTCAAGCTCAACGTGCTCGGCGCGGACAAGGACGACGACTTCAGGATTACGTTCAGTCCGCATGAGTTCGCGGAAGGTGCCGAACTCCCCACATTGAAGCGCCCGGCATTCATCGCCATAGTCGCCTCTACGGTGCTGGCCCAGACGCTAGTAAAGAAGGGCACGGGCCGGGTGGACGGGCTCGTCATAGAGGGGGCCTCGGCAGGCGGGCACAACGCGCTCCCCAGGGGTGCGCTGAGGCTCGACGAGCACGATGAACCGGTATACGGCCCCAAGGACGATGTCGACCTCGACAGCATAAAAGCCCTCGGCGTGCCTTTCTGGCTCGCCGGCGCGTACGGCGGGGCCATGAGGCTCAAGGAGGCGCTATCGCTCGGCGCAAGCGGCATCCAGGCCGGAACCCCGTTCGCATTCTCTGCGGAGTCCGGCTTGACCGATGAGATCCGGGCTGAAGTGCTCTCGGCCGTCTCATCCGGCTCGGTCCGCGTCTTTACGGATTCCAAGGCGTCTCCGACGGGCTTCCCCTTCAAGGTGGCCGCCGTCTCAGGCTCGCATTCCGAGAAGGACGTCTTCGAGGAAAGGGAGAGGGTCTGCGACCTCGGATACCTGAGGCACGTCTATAAAAAGGACGGCGGCTCCCTGGGCTATCGCTGCCCGGCAGAGCCTGTTGATGAATACGTCCGTAAGGGCGGCAGAATCGAGGATACCGAAGGCTGCAAATGCCTCTGTAACGGGCTCATGGCCAATATCGGCCTCCCGCAGGTAAGGTCGTGCGGCTATGTCGAGAAGCCGCTGATAACGGCCGGCAAGGACTTCTCCCTTATAAAGGAGGTCCTTGAGAAGACCGGCAAGCTTTCGTATTCCGCGAAAGACATCCTTGACTTCATTCTCAAAGAGGAGCTCCTTGCAAAAAGCTCTAATTGCCGCTGA
- a CDS encoding cofactor-independent phosphoglycerate mutase, giving the protein MKYIILIGDGMADAPIESLGGKTPLEAADTPNMDRLAGAGRFGLFRTVPDGFSPGSDVANLSVLGYSPAKYYSGRAPLEAASIGVKLGPSDIAFRCNLVTLIEKDGSTVMGDYSAGHISTEEAREMVLDLDRALSREGVRFYPGTGYRHLMVWGNGSKELKTVPPHDISDKATGPHLPKGEGADKLINLMRLSQDVLRDHPVNARRTAEGKKPATSIWLWGQGSAPAMPTLKERFGVNGAIISAVDLMKGIGIYAGLDVIKVEGATGYIDTNYKGKAEAALKALETRDLICVHIEAPDEAGHNGNLGHKLQAIEDFDLRIVGPVLEGARRLGPFAVMVLPDHPTPIALKTHTSDPVPFVLFRDGDEGSPVKFSEKNAAATGLVIEECGALARDFYGRAEKKALS; this is encoded by the coding sequence ATGAAATACATAATCCTCATAGGCGACGGCATGGCCGACGCACCGATCGAAAGCCTCGGCGGAAAGACGCCGCTCGAGGCCGCTGACACCCCGAACATGGACAGGCTCGCCGGCGCGGGGAGGTTCGGCCTCTTCAGGACGGTCCCCGACGGCTTTTCGCCCGGGAGCGACGTCGCGAACCTGAGCGTACTCGGCTACAGCCCGGCAAAATACTATTCGGGCAGGGCGCCGCTTGAGGCGGCCTCCATAGGCGTGAAGCTCGGCCCCTCCGACATCGCTTTCAGGTGCAACCTCGTGACCCTCATCGAGAAGGACGGCTCTACGGTCATGGGCGACTACAGCGCCGGGCACATCTCCACTGAGGAGGCGAGGGAGATGGTCCTCGACCTCGACAGGGCCCTTTCGCGCGAGGGCGTGAGGTTCTATCCCGGCACCGGCTACAGGCACCTCATGGTCTGGGGCAACGGCTCGAAGGAATTAAAGACAGTGCCCCCGCACGACATATCCGACAAGGCGACAGGGCCCCATCTCCCGAAAGGCGAAGGGGCCGATAAGCTTATCAACCTGATGAGGCTATCGCAGGATGTGCTCAGGGACCATCCGGTAAACGCCAGAAGGACCGCGGAAGGAAAGAAGCCCGCGACCTCGATCTGGCTCTGGGGGCAGGGGAGCGCCCCTGCCATGCCCACGTTGAAGGAGAGGTTCGGCGTGAACGGCGCGATAATATCGGCAGTGGACCTGATGAAGGGCATAGGCATATACGCCGGGCTCGACGTGATAAAGGTTGAGGGCGCAACAGGCTATATCGACACGAACTACAAGGGCAAGGCCGAAGCGGCCTTGAAGGCGCTTGAGACGAGGGACCTCATCTGCGTGCATATAGAGGCGCCTGACGAGGCGGGCCACAACGGGAACCTCGGGCACAAGCTCCAGGCCATAGAGGACTTCGACTTGAGGATAGTCGGGCCCGTGCTGGAGGGCGCGCGCCGCCTGGGCCCGTTCGCGGTCATGGTCCTCCCTGACCATCCGACGCCCATAGCGCTCAAGACCCACACCTCGGACCCGGTCCCGTTCGTCCTTTTCAGGGACGGCGACGAGGGAAGCCCCGTGAAGTTCTCGGAAAAGAACGCGGCGGCAACCGGCCTCGTAATAGAGGAATGCGGAGCGCTCGCCCGGGACTTCTACGGAAGGGCCGAGAAAAAGGCGCTCTCCTGA
- a CDS encoding NAD-dependent epimerase/dehydratase family protein gives MEKILVTGGAGFIGSHLADELLNCGYKVRALDSLVEQVHGPGGKRPEYLPDEVELLAGDIRDPEAVGKALEGVDAVFHLAAAVGVGQSMYRIEDYVDVNCRGTAVLLEALIKRPVEKLVVASSMSIYGEGLYRTVDGAAAETAERSIGRLRKGEWELVDQAGRVLVPVPTPETKPPSIASIYALTKFDQERMCLVTGSAYGIPTVALRFFNAFGPRQAFSNPYTGVLAIFSARLINGKPPLIYEDGLQQRDFVNVRDVAYACRLALESEGADYRAFNVGSGRSHAVVEIAERMSRMFGKEISPEITGKCRMGDIRHCFADIGLARAVLGYEPRVALEDGLVELASWLEGKDAPDRVAEASEELAGRGLTI, from the coding sequence ATGGAGAAGATACTGGTTACCGGAGGGGCCGGGTTCATAGGCTCGCACCTCGCGGATGAGCTGCTTAATTGCGGCTACAAGGTAAGGGCCCTTGATTCGCTCGTCGAGCAGGTGCACGGGCCAGGCGGAAAAAGGCCGGAATACCTTCCTGACGAGGTGGAGCTCCTTGCCGGCGACATAAGGGATCCCGAGGCGGTCGGGAAGGCGCTCGAGGGCGTCGACGCGGTCTTTCATCTCGCGGCGGCCGTGGGAGTCGGGCAGTCGATGTACCGGATAGAAGACTACGTGGACGTCAACTGCAGGGGCACGGCGGTCCTCCTTGAGGCTTTAATCAAAAGGCCCGTCGAAAAGCTCGTGGTCGCGTCCAGCATGAGCATATACGGCGAGGGCCTGTACCGTACGGTCGACGGGGCCGCGGCCGAGACGGCGGAGAGGTCCATAGGGCGCCTGAGGAAAGGCGAATGGGAGCTCGTGGACCAGGCCGGGCGTGTGCTCGTCCCGGTGCCGACGCCCGAGACCAAGCCACCTTCGATAGCCTCGATATACGCGCTCACGAAATTCGACCAGGAGAGGATGTGCCTGGTAACCGGGAGCGCATACGGCATACCGACCGTGGCCCTCAGGTTCTTCAACGCATTCGGGCCGAGGCAGGCGTTCTCCAATCCCTATACCGGCGTCCTCGCTATTTTCTCGGCGAGGCTCATCAACGGGAAGCCGCCCCTCATATACGAGGACGGGCTGCAGCAGAGGGACTTCGTGAACGTGCGCGACGTGGCATACGCCTGCAGGCTCGCCCTTGAGTCGGAAGGGGCGGACTACAGGGCCTTCAACGTCGGGAGCGGCAGGAGCCACGCGGTGGTCGAGATCGCCGAGAGGATGTCGCGCATGTTCGGCAAGGAGATAAGCCCGGAGATAACGGGCAAGTGCAGGATGGGCGACATAAGGCACTGCTTTGCGGACATAGGCCTTGCGAGGGCCGTCCTGGGCTACGAGCCGAGGGTGGCCCTCGAGGACGGGCTTGTCGAGCTTGCGTCATGGCTTGAGGGGAAGGACGCCCCGGACCGCGTGGCGGAAGCGAGCGAGGAACTGGCGGGGCGCGGACTCACGATATAA
- the mtgA gene encoding monofunctional biosynthetic peptidoglycan transglycosylase, protein MKKAFYAVLISIPILSILYLAFFPDVSRLEKENPEKTAMMEHREAEWKAAGKKVKVRHKWVPYSRISPHMVKAVIIAEDDKFWSHEGFDFEAIQKALEKDLKARKFKAGGSTISQQLAKNLFLKPTKSPIRKVREAIITWRLERALKKRRILELYLNVAEWGEGIFGVEAASRHHFGKSAAELTPLEAARLAVVLPNPRRLNASGTQRYVEKRADVIYNIMVKRGFVVPEFEELEPGPLEEAVVPEAVPVEEAPYGAPQAETSEEAADTSAPEPGPGPEQETINGPGGIQAME, encoded by the coding sequence GTGAAAAAGGCGTTCTACGCCGTCCTGATATCGATACCCATACTTTCCATCCTCTATCTTGCGTTCTTCCCGGATGTCTCGCGCCTTGAAAAGGAAAACCCGGAGAAGACCGCCATGATGGAGCACAGGGAGGCCGAGTGGAAGGCCGCTGGCAAGAAGGTAAAGGTCCGCCACAAATGGGTCCCTTACTCGCGGATATCACCTCACATGGTGAAGGCGGTGATAATAGCCGAGGACGACAAGTTCTGGAGCCATGAGGGCTTTGATTTCGAGGCCATACAGAAGGCGCTCGAAAAAGACCTCAAGGCCCGCAAATTCAAGGCCGGGGGCTCGACCATAAGCCAGCAGCTCGCGAAAAACCTCTTCCTTAAGCCGACGAAATCCCCGATACGGAAAGTACGGGAGGCGATAATCACGTGGAGGCTCGAAAGGGCGCTAAAGAAGCGCCGGATACTCGAGCTTTATCTGAACGTAGCCGAATGGGGCGAGGGCATATTCGGGGTCGAGGCCGCCTCGCGCCATCATTTCGGGAAGTCCGCCGCGGAGCTTACACCGTTGGAGGCGGCCAGGCTTGCGGTCGTGCTGCCGAACCCGAGGCGGCTCAACGCCTCAGGAACGCAGCGGTATGTGGAGAAAAGGGCCGACGTCATATACAACATCATGGTAAAAAGGGGCTTCGTGGTGCCGGAATTCGAAGAGCTTGAACCCGGGCCGCTGGAAGAGGCGGTCGTGCCCGAGGCCGTTCCGGTAGAGGAAGCACCTTACGGGGCGCCTCAAGCGGAAACCAGCGAGGAAGCTGCCGATACGTCCGCGCCGGAACCCGGACCGGGGCCGGAGCAAGAGACCATCAATGGGCCCGGCGGCATTCAGGCAATGGAGTAA
- a CDS encoding phospholipase D-like domain-containing protein: protein MWDRIIEPGRNCFGNSAVEESGVYVDGAEYYSAFYRAALKARRYIIISGWQFDSEVSLIRGPEAMRARRDVTLLKFLDSLCRRNPELRVYILAWDFSLIFLHEREWMQEVVFNWSTSERLLFRFDGKHAIGASQHQKYTVIDGAIAFLGGMDFAAGRWDDRRHLARNPDRTNPDGKSYAPYHDMQAYFTGPLVSDLSRMFEERWRLSAGNEIRLPGPLEGDYLPTGIGTPIRARSASLSRTQGKTFFRPDGPVKEIRALFLDAIKAARKLVYIESQYFSSHAIYRALTERMEDGSAPKLDIVIILPMKPHALVEELSVGLLQTRILSLLRQTAKRQGHSLGIYYSAAPGEGGEEVPVYIHSKIMIVDDRFLTVGSANATNRSMGLDSELNISWEACSLRDLSLIRSIREFRAGLLAEYIGTDSGIDMRRLRRPPGLVEYLDYLAETRLYRLQRHNISGYLAGNEILKALDELLMDPEKAFIEENVFEIFSPDVASAFSEGMTLFKKYLFRKRAG, encoded by the coding sequence ATGTGGGACCGGATAATAGAGCCGGGCCGCAACTGCTTCGGGAATTCCGCCGTCGAGGAATCGGGGGTCTACGTCGACGGCGCGGAATACTATAGCGCCTTCTACCGCGCGGCCCTCAAAGCGCGGAGATACATAATAATCTCCGGCTGGCAGTTCGACAGCGAGGTGTCCCTCATCCGCGGCCCGGAGGCCATGAGGGCAAGGCGGGATGTGACGCTTCTCAAGTTCCTCGATTCGCTCTGCAGGAGGAACCCGGAGCTCCGCGTCTACATACTCGCCTGGGACTTCAGCCTCATATTCCTGCACGAGCGCGAATGGATGCAGGAGGTGGTCTTCAACTGGTCCACGAGCGAGCGCCTCCTCTTCCGCTTCGACGGCAAGCACGCCATAGGCGCGAGCCAGCACCAGAAATACACGGTCATAGACGGGGCCATAGCCTTCCTCGGCGGCATGGACTTCGCCGCAGGCAGGTGGGACGACAGGCGCCATCTCGCGCGGAACCCCGATAGGACCAACCCTGACGGAAAGTCCTACGCCCCCTACCATGACATGCAGGCCTACTTCACCGGCCCGCTCGTCTCCGACCTTTCAAGGATGTTCGAGGAGCGCTGGAGGCTTTCGGCGGGAAACGAGATCCGTCTTCCCGGCCCCCTCGAAGGCGACTACCTGCCGACGGGAATAGGGACACCCATACGGGCCAGGAGCGCTTCGCTCAGCAGGACCCAGGGCAAGACGTTCTTCAGGCCCGACGGGCCCGTGAAGGAGATACGGGCCCTCTTCCTCGACGCCATAAAGGCCGCCCGGAAGCTCGTCTACATCGAAAGCCAGTACTTCAGCTCGCATGCAATATACAGGGCTTTGACGGAAAGGATGGAGGACGGGTCGGCCCCCAAGCTCGACATAGTCATCATACTCCCCATGAAGCCCCACGCGCTCGTGGAGGAGCTCTCAGTGGGCCTCCTTCAGACGCGGATACTGAGCCTTTTGAGGCAGACGGCCAAACGCCAGGGCCACTCGCTCGGCATCTACTATTCGGCGGCGCCTGGAGAGGGCGGGGAAGAGGTCCCGGTGTACATACATTCCAAGATAATGATAGTGGACGACAGGTTCCTTACCGTGGGCTCGGCTAACGCCACGAACAGGAGCATGGGGCTTGACTCGGAGCTGAATATCTCGTGGGAGGCCTGTTCTCTCCGGGACTTGAGCCTCATCCGTTCAATAAGGGAGTTCAGGGCGGGTCTCCTCGCCGAATACATCGGGACCGACTCCGGGATAGACATGAGGAGGCTTAGGAGGCCGCCGGGACTTGTCGAGTACCTCGACTACCTGGCGGAGACCAGGCTGTACCGGCTCCAGAGGCACAACATAAGCGGCTATCTTGCAGGCAATGAGATCCTGAAGGCGCTCGATGAGCTCCTGATGGACCCGGAAAAGGCATTCATAGAAGAGAACGTCTTCGAGATATTCTCTCCGGACGTTGCGTCGGCCTTCTCCGAAGGGATGACCTTATTCAAGAAATACCTCTTCAGGAAACGCGCCGGCTGA